A region of Mammaliicoccus sp. Dog046 DNA encodes the following proteins:
- a CDS encoding VOC family protein, protein MFHDKDAILVNGITLNVKDLEKMTTFYDSIIGLNIKQKSDDQVIFEVGESGHTLTLNLLTNGREANMREAGLFHLALLLPTTADLADFLIHASRLNIPLGAGDHIVSEALYFNDPEGNGLEIYRDRDAQNWEWFDGNVKMDTHEVDAEALIQHATNEGWNGMPSGAKIGHLHIKTSNIEDVKEFYLNTLYLNIVVKNFPNALFMSTKHYHHHIAINTWQSNKKREDNNNSYGLAKVDIQMPNVENKQITSPDGLLFEINT, encoded by the coding sequence ATGTTCCATGATAAAGACGCGATTTTAGTAAATGGTATTACATTAAATGTTAAAGATTTAGAAAAGATGACGACTTTTTACGATAGTATCATTGGTTTAAATATAAAACAAAAGTCAGATGATCAAGTTATATTTGAAGTAGGAGAATCTGGTCATACACTTACATTGAATTTATTAACAAATGGAAGAGAGGCAAATATGAGAGAGGCAGGATTATTCCACCTAGCATTATTACTTCCAACTACGGCAGATTTGGCGGACTTTTTAATTCATGCTTCTAGACTGAATATTCCTCTAGGTGCAGGCGATCATATTGTATCAGAAGCATTATACTTTAATGATCCAGAAGGTAATGGATTAGAAATTTATAGAGATAGAGATGCGCAAAATTGGGAATGGTTCGATGGTAATGTAAAAATGGATACGCATGAAGTGGATGCTGAAGCACTTATTCAACATGCAACAAATGAAGGATGGAATGGCATGCCTTCTGGTGCGAAGATTGGGCATTTACACATTAAAACAAGCAATATAGAAGATGTGAAAGAATTCTACTTAAATACATTATATTTAAATATAGTGGTTAAAAATTTTCCAAATGCATTATTTATGTCAACAAAACATTATCATCATCATATTGCGATTAATACGTGGCAATCGAACAAAAAAAGAGAAGATAATAACAATAGCTATGGTTTAGCTAAAGTAGACATTCAAATGCCGAATGTAGAAAATAAGCAAATCACTTCACCAGATGGATTGTTATTTGAGATCAACACATAA
- a CDS encoding ABC transporter ATP-binding protein: MLVDLKHVHWMREGRYILKDISWEIKDGEHWVLYGLNGAGKSTLLDIINAYTAPSSGEFEILDMKQGKPGYSADEIRKQIGYVSQSMLRKMRQQDNAFTTVISGAYASIGVYEDPTEAIKDKAQHICGILGITPYINRRFDTLSQGEQTRVLIGRALMSNPRLLILDEPTNGLDFVAREDLLERIDRIGQEEQGPTIIYVTHHLEEVLPIFKKILLLKNGEVYRSGDIQSTVNANHMSELFNIEVDVTFKNHRPILSKK; the protein is encoded by the coding sequence ATGCTAGTCGATTTAAAACATGTTCATTGGATGCGTGAAGGTAGATACATATTGAAAGATATTTCTTGGGAAATAAAAGATGGTGAACATTGGGTATTATATGGTTTAAATGGTGCAGGTAAATCCACGCTATTAGATATTATCAATGCATATACGGCACCTTCTTCAGGTGAATTTGAAATATTAGACATGAAGCAAGGTAAACCTGGTTATTCTGCAGATGAAATTAGAAAACAAATAGGATATGTGTCACAATCTATGCTTAGAAAAATGAGACAACAAGATAATGCATTTACAACGGTTATTAGCGGTGCATATGCTTCAATTGGTGTGTATGAAGATCCAACCGAAGCAATTAAAGATAAAGCACAACATATATGTGGAATTTTAGGGATTACGCCTTACATTAATCGCAGGTTTGATACTTTATCACAAGGTGAACAAACACGTGTATTAATTGGAAGAGCATTGATGTCAAATCCTAGATTATTGATTCTTGATGAGCCTACGAATGGATTGGACTTTGTTGCACGAGAAGATTTACTTGAGAGAATCGATCGAATTGGACAAGAAGAGCAAGGACCTACAATTATTTATGTCACGCATCATTTAGAAGAAGTCTTGCCTATTTTCAAGAAGATATTACTATTGAAAAATGGAGAAGTTTATCGTTCCGGAGACATTCAATCGACCGTGAATGCAAATCATATGAGTGAGTTGTTTAATATCGAAGTAGATGTTACTTTCAAAAATCATAGACCGATATTATCAAAAAAGTGA
- a CDS encoding HAD family hydrolase, which produces MTTQAIFLDMDGTILNENNRVSDYTNEIIQEVRESGVKVFIATGRAYDEISTLVPESFEVDGILSSNGAVGYIQGKEIFKHQLPMHTVYKLIDLAEQHQIYYELFPYYKNRIALKRDKDLLISEISSDDRGDVEDNEWQSRQESLREKMNWVDEIPEDAYSKFYFFKRNKSEIKKWEAVVKPLVEEMNISTSHSTECNLEVMPEGVNKATAIEATLKYLDIQEDVKTYAIGDSDNDRQMLEHVDHPIVMKNAADHIKALGKEVTSKTNVENGVAEYLKERFLVHSNI; this is translated from the coding sequence ATGACGACACAAGCAATTTTTCTAGATATGGATGGTACGATATTAAATGAAAATAATAGAGTATCAGATTATACGAACGAAATCATACAAGAAGTGAGAGAAAGCGGCGTTAAAGTATTTATAGCGACTGGTCGTGCATATGATGAAATCTCAACACTTGTCCCTGAGTCTTTTGAAGTAGATGGTATATTATCATCCAATGGTGCGGTAGGATACATTCAAGGTAAAGAGATATTTAAACACCAATTACCGATGCATACGGTATACAAATTGATAGACTTAGCAGAACAACATCAAATTTATTATGAGCTATTCCCTTATTATAAAAATAGAATTGCTTTAAAACGTGACAAAGACCTATTGATATCTGAAATATCCTCAGATGATCGTGGTGATGTTGAAGATAATGAATGGCAATCAAGACAAGAATCATTAAGAGAAAAAATGAATTGGGTAGATGAAATTCCAGAAGATGCTTATTCAAAATTTTATTTCTTCAAAAGAAATAAGTCAGAGATCAAGAAATGGGAAGCAGTTGTTAAACCATTAGTAGAAGAAATGAATATATCCACTTCACACTCTACTGAATGTAATTTAGAAGTAATGCCAGAAGGTGTTAATAAAGCAACTGCAATAGAAGCGACATTGAAATATTTAGATATTCAAGAAGATGTAAAAACATATGCGATAGGTGACAGTGACAACGATAGACAAATGTTAGAACATGTTGATCATCCAATCGTCATGAAAAATGCTGCTGACCATATCAAAGCGTTAGGAAAAGAAGTAACAAGCAAGACAAATGTTGAAAATGGTGTTGCTGAATATTTAAAAGAAAGATTTCTAGTTCATTCAAATATTTAA
- a CDS encoding IS3 family transposase (programmed frameshift) translates to MKRVAYSVETKYKVVEMKLKGYSAREIMDALNIKNESQVKVWWKWYRNGETHRFNQQVGKQYSYGKGNEEFSTVETLKIELKRKEVENEIFKKVQGIGKEVVPEVVVELVNELKSKYTVKVILEALDIPKSNYYRWKNKDFSISEDEREIIELCKKHRFTYGYRKITALLNRKNNKKINHKKVQRIMQKHKLNCKVRVKKSKRPGNPYYKTHNLLNRNFKAEKPLEVLLTDITYLPFGNTMLYLSSIMDAYNGEIVAYKIGKNQNQELVNETLKQLQLEPGAILHSDQGSVYTSYEYYALCTEKGITRSMSRKGTPADNAPIECFHASLKCETFYLNSELRSSNTIVIDIVENYIENYNKVRIQQKLGYLSPIEYRKLAA, encoded by the exons ATGAAAAGAGTGGCATATTCAGTTGAAACAAAATATAAAGTAGTAGAAATGAAACTTAAAGGATATAGCGCAAGAGAAATAATGGATGCTTTAAATATTAAAAATGAATCTCAAGTTAAAGTGTGGTGGAAATGGTATAGAAATGGGGAAACACATAGATTCAATCAACAAGTAGGTAAACAATATTCCTATGGAAAAGGAAATGAAGAATTTAGCACTGTTGAAACACTAAAAATTGAATTAAAGCGCAAAGAAGTAGAAAATGAAATTT TTAAAAAAGTACAAGGAATTGGAAAGGAAGTGGTCCCAGAAGTAGTTGTTGAATTAGTAAATGAATTGAAATCTAAATATACAGTGAAAGTCATTTTAGAAGCTTTAGATATTCCAAAATCAAATTATTACAGATGGAAAAACAAAGATTTCAGTATATCTGAGGATGAACGAGAAATTATAGAACTATGTAAGAAACATCGTTTTACATATGGTTATAGAAAAATAACTGCCTTGTTAAATAGAAAAAATAATAAAAAAATTAATCACAAGAAAGTACAAAGGATTATGCAAAAACATAAATTAAATTGTAAAGTACGCGTGAAGAAATCGAAAAGACCAGGAAACCCATATTATAAGACACATAATCTATTGAATAGAAATTTCAAAGCAGAGAAACCTTTAGAAGTACTTTTAACAGATATCACTTATTTACCCTTCGGGAATACAATGTTGTATCTTTCATCTATCATGGATGCTTACAATGGTGAAATTGTGGCATATAAAATTGGTAAAAACCAAAATCAAGAATTAGTAAATGAGACATTAAAACAACTTCAATTGGAACCAGGAGCTATATTACATAGTGATCAAGGAAGTGTGTATACTTCTTATGAATACTATGCCCTATGTACAGAAAAAGGCATTACCAGAAGCATGTCCCGTAAGGGAACGCCAGCTGATAATGCCCCAATAGAATGTTTTCATGCCTCTCTAAAGTGTGAAACATTCTACTTAAACAGTGAGCTTAGAAGCTCTAATACTATTGTAATAGATATTGTCGAAAATTACATTGAAAACTATAATAAAGTTAGAATTCAACAAAAACTAGGCTACTTATCCCCTATAGAATATAGGAAATTAGCAGCCTAG